From Lagenorhynchus albirostris chromosome 10, mLagAlb1.1, whole genome shotgun sequence, the proteins below share one genomic window:
- the ATF6B gene encoding LOW QUALITY PROTEIN: cyclic AMP-dependent transcription factor ATF-6 beta (The sequence of the model RefSeq protein was modified relative to this genomic sequence to represent the inferred CDS: inserted 1 base in 1 codon), translated as MAELMLLSEIADPTRFFTDNLLSPEDWDSTLYTGLDEVAEEQTQLFLCPEQDVPFDSSSLDLEMDVSPPEPPWDSLPIFPDLQVKSEPSSPSSSSSLSSESSRLSAEPSSQASGVGEVLVVKSESLTPSLCLLGDDPTSPFETVQINVGPTSDDASDVQIKIEPVSPSSSINSEASLLSAESPNQPFIGEEVLEVKTESPSPQGCLLRDVSGPPLGAVQISMGLSSDGSSGKPLPARKPPLQPKPVVITTVPMPPRAVPPSTTVLLQPLVQPPPVSPVVLIQGAIRVQPEGLTPPAPRPERKSIVPAPMPGNSCPPEVDAKLLKRQQRMIKNRESACQSRRKKKEYLQGLEARLQAVLADNQQLRRENAALRRRLEALLAENSELKLGSGNRKVVCIMVFLLFIAFNFGPVSISEPPPAPISPRMSREEPRPQRHLLEFSAQEPVHRVEHPQHPSQGPKETQPSSTGQPSFRNLTAFPGGTKELLLRDLDQLFLSSDCRHFNRTESLRLADELSGWVQRHQRGRRKMPQRPQERQKSQLWKKSPPVKAVPTQPPGPPERDAVGQLQLYRQPDRSQPEFLDAIDRREDTFYVVSFRRDHLLLPAISHNKTSRPKMSLVMPAMAPNETLSGRGPPGDYEEMMQIECEVMDTRVIHIKTSTVPPSLRKQPSSSPGNATGGPLPASAASQAHQAARQPXYLNHP; from the exons aTGGCGGAGCTGATGCTCCTCAGCGAGATTGCGGACCCGACGCGCTTTTTCACCGACAATTTGCTGAGCCCGGAGGACTGGG ACAGCACCTTATACACCGGCCTGGATGAAGTGGCCGAGGAGCAGACGCAGCTCTTCCTTTGCCCGGAGCAGGATGTCCCG TTTGACAGCAGTTCCCTGGACTTGGAGATGGATGTCAGCCCTCCTGAACCCCCCTGGGACTCTCTGCCTATCTTCCCAG ATCTTCAGGTGAAGTCTGAGccatcctccccctcctcttcctcctccctcagctCTGAATCCTCGCGCCTTTCTGCAGAGCCCTCCAGCCAG GCCTCTGGTGTAGGGGAGGTGCTGGTCGTGAAGTCAGAGTCCTTGACACCCTCACTCTGCCTCCTGGGAGATGATCCAACATCCCCATTTGAAACCGTCCAGATCAATGTGGGCCCCACCTCTGATGATGCCTCAG ATGTTCAGATTAAGATAGAGCCTGTCTCTCCATCTTCCTCCATCAACTCAGAGGCTTCCCTGCTCTCTGCGGAGTCCCCCAACCAG CCTTTTATAGGAGAGGAGGTACTGGAAGTGAAGACAGAGTCCCCATCCCCTCAAGGGTGTCTCTTGCGGGATGTCTCAGGCCCCCCACTTGGAGCTGTCCAGATCAGCATGGGCCTGTCCTCTGATGGCTCCTCAG GCAAACCCCTGCCCGCCCGGAAGCCACCACTGCAGCCCAAACCTGTGGTGATAACCACTGTCCCGATGCCGCCGAGAGCTGTGCCTCCCAGCACCACTGTCCTTCTGCAGCCCCTTGTCCAGCCACCCCCAG TGTCCCCAGTTGTTCTCATCCAAGGTGCTATTCGAGTCCAGCCTGAGGGACTGACCCCGCCTGCTCCACGGCCTGAGAGGAAGAGCATTGTTCCAGCTCCTATGCCTGGGAACTCCTGCCCGCCTGAGGTGGAT GCAAAGCTGCTGAAGCGGCAGCAGCGAATGATCAAGAACCGGGAGTCGGCCTGCCAGTCccggaggaagaagaaagagtatCTGCAGGGGCTGGAAGCTCGGCTGCAGGCTGTGCTGGCCGACAACCAGCAGCTCCGGCGGGAGAATGCTGCCCTCCGCCGGCGGCTGGAGGCCCTGCTGGCTGAG AACAGCGAGCTCAAGTTAGGGTCTGGAAACAGGAAGGTGGTCTGCATCATGGTCTTCCTTCTCTTCATTGCCTTCAACTTCGGGCCTGTCAG CATCAGTGAGCCTCCTCCAGCTCCCATCTCTCCTCGGATGAGCAGAGAGGAGCCTCGACCCCAGAGACACTTGCTGGAGTTCTCGGCGCAAGAGCCAGTTCACAGAGTCGAGCACCCCCAGCATCCCTCCCAGGGTCCCAAGGAGACCCAGCCCAGCTCCACGGGCCAGCCAAGTTTCAG GAACCTGACAGCCTTCCCTGGGGGCACCAAGGAGCTGCTGCTGAGAGACCTGGACCAGCTCTTCCTCTCCTCTGATTGCCGGCACTTCAACAGGACCGAGTCCCTGAG GCTTGCTGATGAGCTGAGTGGCTGGGTCCAGCGCCACCAGAGAGGCCGGCGGAAGATGCCCCAGAGGCCCCAGgagagacag AAGTCTCAGCTATGGAAGAAGTCGCCTCCAGTTAAGGCAGTCCCCACCCAACCCCCTGGGCCCCCAGAAAG GGATGCTGTGGGCCAGCTGCAGCTATATCGCCAACCAGACCGTTCACAGCCAGAGTTCCTGGATGCAATTGACCGACGGGAAGACACATTTTATGTTGTCTCCTTCCGAAGG gaccacttgcTGCTCCCAGCCATCAGCCACAACAAGACCTCTCGGCCCAAGATGTCCCTGGTGATGCCCGCCATGGCCCCCAATG AGACCCTGTCAGGCCGGGGGCCCCCAGGAGACTATGAGGAGATGATGCAGATCGAGTGTGAGGTCATGGACACCAGGGTGATCCACATCAAGACCTCCACGGTGCCCCCCTCACTCCGAAAACAGCCGTCCTCAAGCCCGGGCAATGCCACAGGTGGCCCCTTGCCAGCTTCTGCAGCCAGCCAGGCCCACCAGGCTGCCCGTCAGC TCTACCTCAATCATCCCTGA
- the FKBPL gene encoding FK506-binding protein-like: METPPVNPVGEKDTSQPQQQWEKNLDLTTQIRQQPRDPPTEILELRVSPDSDSQILENPQETEKLAAGLEGDSKSHGSASEVPEPLQASDLWYCPDGSFVKKIIIRGHGLDKPKLGSRCWVQTFGFTLGSGLPEGWTELTMGLGPWREETWGELIEKCLESMCQGEQAELQLPGCSGPPVRLTLASFTKGRDSWELEATEKEALAREERARGTELFRAGNPESAARCYGRALRLLLTLPPPGSPERTVLHANLAACQLLLGQPHLAAQSCDRVLEREPGHLKALYRRGVAQGALGNLEKATADLKKVLAVDPKNRAAQEELGKVIIQGKKQDAGLAQGLRKMFG; encoded by the coding sequence ATGGAGACGCCACCAGTCAATCCAGTGGGAGAGAAGGACACCTCTCAACCACAGCAACAATGGGAAAAGAACCTTGATTTAACTACTCAGATTAGGCAGCAGCCCCGAGACCCTCCTACTGAAATCCTTGAGCTCAGAGTGAGCCCAGATTCAGACAGCCAAATTCTAGAGAATCCTCAAGAAACTGAAAAACTGGCCGCTGGACTTGAAGGAGACTCTAAGTCTCATGGCTCAGCCAGTGAGGTGCCAGAGCCCCTTCAAGCCTCTGATCTCTGGTACTGTCCGGATGGGAGCTTTGTCAAGAAGATCATAATCCGTGGCCATGGCTTGGACAAACCCAAGCTGGGCTCCCGCTGCTGGGTACAGACTTTTGGATTTACTTTGGGGTCAGGGCTGCCAGAGGGCTGGACAGAGCTAACTATGGGGTTAGGCCCATGGAGGGAAGAAACCTGGGGGGAGCTCATAGAGAAATGCCTGGAGTCCATGTGTCAAGGCGAGCAGGCAGAGCTTCAGCTCCCTGGGTGCTCTGGACCTCCTGTCAGGCTCACACTGGCCTCCTTCACCAAGGGCCGGGACTCCTGGGAACTGGAGGCCACTGAGAAGGAGGCCCTGGCCAGGGAAGAACGTGCAAGAGGCACAGAATTATTCCGAGCTGGGAACCCTGAATCGGCTGCCCGATGCTATGGACGGGCTCTTCGGCTGCTGCTGACTTTACCCCCACCTGGCTCTCCGGAACGAACTGTCCTTCATGCCAACCTGGCTGCCTGTCAGTTGCTGCTAGGGCAGCCCCATTTGGCAGCCCAGAGCTGTGACCGGGTTCTGGAACGGGAGCCTGGCCATTTAAAGGCCTTGTACCGAAGGGGGGTTGCCCAGGGTGCTCTTGGGAACCTGGAAAAAGCAACTGCTGACCTCAAGAAGGTGCTGGCGGTAGACCCAAAAAACCGGGCAGCCCAGGAGGAGCTGGGAAAGGTGATCATTCAGGGAAAGAAACAGGATGCAGGGCTGGCTCAGGGACTGCGCAAGATGTTTGGCTGA